One region of Asterias rubens chromosome 5, eAstRub1.3, whole genome shotgun sequence genomic DNA includes:
- the LOC117290634 gene encoding glutathione S-transferase theta-1-like, translating to MVLTVYAHGVSQPSRTVNIFCKVNKLDYTDTSIDLMTGEHKKEPYLKINPAGQVPAITDDDFCLAECGTILKYIAQKFKVADHWYPTGDLVAQARINEYIDWQHTGLRKAGSDIFIGTVFTPMLSGKPIDEEKLAKDYETLDKTLGVMEMMFLKNKQFLCADTISIADIMAVSELTQVLAIQRHDVLANHPKLAAWKDRVVKELNPCYDEVNKVLMGFVANIKK from the exons ATGGTTCTTACCGTATACGCACACGGCGTGTCCCAGCCTTCGCGGACAGTCAACATATTCTGCAAAGTCAACAAACTCGACTACACAGACACATCTATCGATTTGATGACTG GTGAACACAAGAAGGAGCCTTACTTGAAGATTAACCCTGCGGGACAGGTCCCAGCTATAACTGATGATGATTTCTGTCTTGCAGAATG TGGCACAATCTTGAAGTACATTGCTCAGAAGTTCAAGGTGGCCGATCACTGGTACCCGACAGGAGATCTCGTTGCCCAGGCTCGTATTAATGAGTACATTGACTGGCAACACACCGGTTTGAGAAAGGCCGGTTCCGACATCTTCATCGGAACT GTGTTCACCCCGATGTTAAGCGGCAAGCCGATCGACGAGGAGAAATTGGCTAAAGATTATGAGACATTGGACAAGACTCTTGGAGTGATGGAGATGATGTTTCTTAAGAATAAGCAGTTTCTTTGCGCTGACACGATCAGCATCGCTGACATAATGGCTGTCTCAGAG ttgACGCAAGTGTTGGCTATCCAACGACATGACGTATTGGCCAACCACCCCAAGCTGGCAGCGTGGAAAGACCGAGTGGTCAAGGAGCTGAACCCGTGCTACGACGAAGTCAACAAGGTCCTCATGGGCTTCGTTGCAAACATCAAGAAATAA